Below is a window of uncultured Cohaesibacter sp. DNA.
ATTCGGAAATCATGATGGCGTTGAGCGTCGGTCTGGTGGTGTCCGTCATCATCATGCTGCGCATGAAGCCCTATCGCTTCCCGCCAGAAGAAAGCCTGCCTTCCAAGGGGGCTGAAAAGGCCACTCTGGGCCAGCCTGCGGAATAAAGCCCGAGCGGAATTTCCCACCTTCAAATCAACAAACCAGCAGCCAGCCGATCAAACAGTCGGCTGGCAACAGTCCCCCTTTGTCAATTTCAGGGCCGCCACATGGTCCTGCCTTGCCCTTTCCATCACCCCGAAGAGCTTCCCAAGACCTTCCGCTTGGCAAGGGCATGAATAGCAAGAATGGAGCTAACAATGAAAAGAATCGCCCTTGAAGAGCATTTCCTGACGCCGGAACTTGCTGGCTATATCGAAGAGACATACCAGAATGTGAACAAGGATCTGGCTTCAATGGCCGTGCCGCGCCTGCTTGATGTCGGGCAGGAGCGCCTTGATGTCATGGACGGCTGCGGCCTCGATTTTGCGGTCTTGTCGATTGCTGGTCCGGGCGTGCAGATTGAGCCGGATGTGGAACTGGCCTGCAAGCTCGCCGCACAAGCCAATGATGATCTGGCTGACATCATGGCCAAAAGGCCTGACCGTTATGGCGGACTGGCCCATCTCGCCATGCAGGATCCGCGCCGCGCCGCCGATGAGCTGGAGCGCTGCGTAACCGATCTGGGCTTTCAGGGAGCCATGGTCAATGGTCAGACGCTGGGTGTCTATCTCGATGCGCCCGAGAATGAGGTCTTCTGGGAAAGAGCGGCCGCGCTCAAGGCTCCGGTTTATATTCATCCGGGCAATCCGGTGGCCATGCCGAGCTGTTTCGAAGGGCATCCGGGCCTTTGGGGACCATTCTGGAGCTGGGGTGTTGAAACCGCAACCCACGCCCTGCGGCTTATTCTGGCGGGTGTTTTTGAGCGTCATCCCGATGCTCGCCTCATCCTTGGCCATATGGGGGAAACGCTGCCCTTCATGACCTGGCGCTTTGACAGTCGCCTGCCGGTTTCCTATCACCCCGAACCGCCATTGCCTCATGCACCATCCTATTATCTGAAAAAGAATGTAACCTGCACCACCTCTGGCGTCTTTGACGATACCCCGCTGCGTTGCGCTCTGGAGGGATTTGGCGAAGACAATGTGATGTATTCGATCGACTATCCTTTCGAGGCTGCCGCCGAAGCAGGCAAA
It encodes the following:
- a CDS encoding amidohydrolase family protein, which translates into the protein MKRIALEEHFLTPELAGYIEETYQNVNKDLASMAVPRLLDVGQERLDVMDGCGLDFAVLSIAGPGVQIEPDVELACKLAAQANDDLADIMAKRPDRYGGLAHLAMQDPRRAADELERCVTDLGFQGAMVNGQTLGVYLDAPENEVFWERAAALKAPVYIHPGNPVAMPSCFEGHPGLWGPFWSWGVETATHALRLILAGVFERHPDARLILGHMGETLPFMTWRFDSRLPVSYHPEPPLPHAPSYYLKKNVTCTTSGVFDDTPLRCALEGFGEDNVMYSIDYPFEAAAEAGKWIEKADIPDAVKEKVCSKNAQNILLNLK